Proteins from a genomic interval of Quercus lobata isolate SW786 chromosome 11, ValleyOak3.0 Primary Assembly, whole genome shotgun sequence:
- the LOC115966369 gene encoding TMV resistance protein N-like: MASEIKIWNVHEGINIIGNRLRGKKVLIVLDDVDGEKQLEALAGNHDWFGPGSIIIVTSRDSHLLRRCGVHDIYEAKGLNKDEALQLFCLSAFKKPHPKENYEDFSTRFVNYTNGLPLALKVLGSLLFNKSRDEWKCVIDKLKVEPNKEILDILQISFDGLTDTQKELFLDIACFFKGENKVRRGSPKEAGGRTRLWIYEDILHVLKNNTGTEVVEGIILNIPIQNEELLDAGVFSKMKKMRLLKMGDMGNVKLPQGLNYLSNELRIIEWHGYPLSSMLANFQPNKLVELKMHCSGNKRLWNGIMNLDELKLIDLRNSQNLIETPNLSGVPKLKQLILQGCTGLSKIHPSLENLKQLVQLDLNGCKHLESLPHKINLESLKVFILSGCSKLTKFPEVVGNMSCLSELYLNETAIKDLPLSVELLTGLIKLDLRDCKNLSSLPNACYSSMSLKFLTLSGCSKLDALPANLGDFEGLEELDVSGTAIKYPPTSHLKNLRVLSLRGCKGLSPKPSNKLFSFPSMQQRRSPDPTAMLEFSLSGLWSLTELDLSYCNLQAIPNAFDCLSSLLKLNLEGNNFVSLTKSMIQLSNLKDLVLSCCKNLRTLPELPLNIKYIDATQCTSLETLSSESEYDFQPALRLLNCVKLIENQGYNNMLLTILRRYFINKKHYRGQERLAHYIDIPGGEIPNWFCHRNVGASDWRLQNAGPIWY, from the exons ATGGCAAGTGAAATAAAGATATGGAATGTTCATGAGGGGATCAATATCATAGGGAATAGACTACGTGGTAAGAaggttcttattgttcttgatgatgttgatggagAAAAACAATTAGAAGCATTAGCGGGGAACCATGATTGGTTTGGTCCAGGGAGTATAATCATTGTAACAAGTAGAGATAGCCATTTGTTGAGAAGATGTGGTGTGCATGACATATATGAAGCAAAGGGGTTGAATAAAGATGAAGCTTTGCAACTCTTTTGTTTGAGTGCTTTCAAGAAACCCCATCCTAAAGAAAATTATGAGGATTTTTCTACGCGTTTTGTGAATTACACTAATGGCCTTCCTTTAGCTCTTAAAGTTTTAGGCTCTTTGTTGTTTAACAAAAGCAGAGATGAATGGAAATGTGTCATTGATAAACTAAAGGTAGAACCTAATaaagaaattttggatattcttCAAATAAGTTTTGATGGGTTAACGGATACccaaaaagaattatttttagatattgcatgttttttcaAAGGAGAGAACAAAG TTCGTCGTGGATCTCCAAAAGAGGCTGGTGGACGTACTAGGTTATGGATTTATGAGGATATCCTTCATGTACTGAAGAATAATACT GGAACAGAGGTAGTTGAAGGCATAATCCTAAACATACCTATTCAAAATGAGGAGCTTTTGGATGCTGGAGTCTTctcaaagatgaaaaaaatgagattgCTTAAAATGGGTGATATGGGTAATGTGAAACTACCACAAGGCCTCAATTATCTTTCTAATGAGTTACGCATTATAGAATGGCATGGATATCCTTTAAGTTCCATGCTAGCCAATTTCCAACCAAACAAGCTTGTTGAATTGAAAATGCATTGCAGCGGCAACAAACGACTATGGAATGGAATTATG AATTTAGATGAGTTAAAACTCATTGACTTGCGTAACTCTCAAAACTTGATTGAGACCCCAAATCTAAGTGGAGTCCCAAAGCTTAAACAATTGATTCTTCAAGGTTGTACAGGACTGTCTAAGATTCATCCATCTCTTGAAAATCTCAAACAGCTTGTTCAATTAGATCTGAATGGTTGCAAGCACCTTGAAAGCCTTCCACACAAGATCAACTTGGAATCTCTTAAAGTTTTTATTCTTTCTGGATGTTCAAAACTGACGAAGTTTCCAGAGGTTGTGGGAAATATGTCATGTTTGTCTGAACTTTATTTAAATGAGACTGCTATAAAAGATCTACCATTATCAGTGGAGCTTTTAACTGGCCTTATTAAATTGGATCTAAGAGACTGCAAAAACCTTTCAAGTCTTCCAAATGCTTGTTATAGTTCAATGTCTCTAAAATTTCTCACTTTATCTGGCTGCTCAAAGCTTGATGCACTACCAGCGAATTTGGGGGATTTCGAAGGCTTGGAGGAGTTAGATGTGAGTGGAACTGCAATAAAATACCCACCTACATCTCATCTTAAAAATCTCAGAGTACTGTCTCTTCGTGGATGTAAAGGGCTATCACCTAAACCTTCGaataaactctttagttttccTTCAATGCAACAGAGAAGAAGTCCAGATCCCACTGCCATGTTAGAGTTTTCTTTATCAGGCTTATGGTCTTTGACTGAACTAGATCTAAGTTATTGCAATCTTCAAGCAATTCCCAATGCTTTTGACTGCTTGTCGtctttattgaaattaaatctagagggaaataattttgtttcGCTTACTAAAAGTATGATTCAACTATCTAATCTAAAAGATCTTGTTCTGAGTTGTTGCAAGAATCTTCGAACATTGCCTGAGCTTCCATTAAACATTAAGTATATCGATGCAACACAGTGTACCTCGCTAGAAACATTATCATCAGAATCAGAATATGATTTTCAGCCAGCACTTCGGCTTCTCAATTGCGTCAAATTGATTGAGAATCAAGGCTACAATAACATGTTATTAACAATTCTAAGACGttatttcattaacaaaaag CATTACCGTGGGCAAGAAAGATTGGCACATTATATCGACATTCCTGGAGGTGAAATTCCGAACTGGTTTTGCCACCGAAACGTGGGGGCTTCA GATTGGAGGTTACAAAATGCGGGGCCCATTTGGTATTAA